CAGGTTTTTCGTCTGTGAAACTGATAATGGTGGATTCAATGCCTACTTTGCAAGGGCCGCCATCCAGCACATAAGGAATTTTTCCGCCAAGCTGATCCAGAACATGCGCGACCGAGGTTGGGCTTACGTAGCCAAATAGATTGGCACTGGGCGCTGCCAATGGATAATCAAGCTTTCGCAGCAGTTCCAAGGTAAGCGGGTGGTTGGGTATGCGCACGGCCACTGTAGGCAATCCGCTGGTAACCAAATTCGGGATCACCTTTTTCTTTGGCAAAACAAAGGTGATGGGGCCGGGAGAAAACTTCTTTGCAAGCTTTAGCGCTACCTCCGGCACCTCAGTCACCCATTTCTTCATTTTCTCGATGGAATGGGTGTGGATGATCAGCGGATCGAAGAATGGCCGCTCCTTAGCCTGAAAAACCTTGATTACCGCTTCCTGGTCCAGCGCATTTGCGGCAAGGCCATACACCGACTCCGTAGGAATTGCCACGATCTGCCCCCACTGTAGCAGTTCTGCTACCTTTTCTAGATCAGTTCCTATTTCCGTTTGCATCTCCTTTTTTAACAAATTGTGTTTAACTGAAATAACAGTTTTCAACCATCTATGCCTACAATTTCCATCATTACTAAATCCCCGGTTTTATAACTAATCCTGACAAAACCATCCATTGCAGCCTCGTTACTGGAGCCAATCCTGTCAGCCAGTTTTAGATTTTCATTATTTAATTCATATTTCAAACCCTGGGTTACAATACCTGATGCCTCGCCAATCGGAAACAGGGAAAGCACTTTTCCTTTCGGATACCATTTCTCAA
This genomic interval from Bacteroidia bacterium contains the following:
- a CDS encoding L-threonylcarbamoyladenylate synthase is translated as MQTEIGTDLEKVAELLQWGQIVAIPTESVYGLAANALDQEAVIKVFQAKERPFFDPLIIHTHSIEKMKKWVTEVPEVALKLAKKFSPGPITFVLPKKKVIPNLVTSGLPTVAVRIPNHPLTLELLRKLDYPLAAPSANLFGYVSPTSVAHVLDQLGGKIPYVLDGGPCKVGIESTIISFTDEKPVVLRVGGISIEDIEKIAGSVEVNLHSSSNPAAPGQLDSHYKPCKKVILVPEGAEVNQEEPGKTGVIAFRKEWESVPKANQQILSAKGNLAEAARNIFAALRLLDREGIEIMYAEELPEEGLGRAINDRLRRAASKR